In one Candidatus Woesearchaeota archaeon B3_Woes genomic region, the following are encoded:
- the rplM gene encoding 50S ribosomal protein L13 codes for MIIDGKNLIMGRAAAFIAKQSLMGEKVDVVNCNEMLITGNKREIIAKYKRKKSMGVPSKGPFQPKKPDMFVRKVIRGMLPYKQFKGREAFKRVRCHIGFPETLKGEAQTIKNASINKVPNLKYIKVETVCKELGWQK; via the coding sequence ATGATAATAGATGGAAAAAATCTAATAATGGGAAGAGCAGCAGCATTTATAGCTAAACAATCCTTAATGGGAGAAAAAGTAGATGTAGTTAATTGTAATGAAATGTTGATTACAGGAAATAAAAGAGAAATTATTGCAAAATATAAAAGAAAAAAATCAATGGGGGTTCCGTCAAAAGGACCTTTTCAACCAAAGAAACCAGATATGTTTGTCAGAAAAGTAATAAGAGGCATGCTTCCCTATAAACAATTCAAAGGGAGAGAAGCATTTAAAAGAGTAAGATGTCATATTGGTTTTCCAGAAACCCTAAAAGGCGAAGCTCAAACAATAAAAAACGCATCAATTAATAAAGTTCCAAATCTAAAATATATTAAAGTAGAAACTGTTTGTAAGGAGTTAGGATGGCAAAAATAA
- a CDS encoding DNA-directed RNA polymerase subunit N has translation MIIPIRCWSCGKPVAHLWEEYQQRLEKEGEENRKKILDDLGLERYCCRAVFLGHVDLIDTVSRFKKF, from the coding sequence ATGATAATACCAATAAGATGTTGGAGTTGCGGAAAACCAGTTGCCCATTTATGGGAAGAATATCAACAAAGATTAGAAAAAGAAGGCGAAGAAAACAGAAAAAAAATCCTAGATGATTTAGGATTAGAAAGATATTGCTGCAGAGCAGTCTTCCTAGGCCATGTTGATTTAATAGACACAGTATCTAGATTTAAGAAATTTTAG
- a CDS encoding DNA-directed RNA polymerase subunit D, giving the protein MLLLYLMMDAEKKEVKEEEEFKMEIKLLEKNQEAKKNSFILKKTNVTFANLLRRYAVEKVPTMAIEDVEIKDNSSVLYDEVIAHRLGLIPLTTDIKSYYINKKCKCKGKGCNRCTLKLTLKAEGPGIVYASDIKSKDPKVKPVYPKTPIVKLLKDQKIELLATAILGQGQDHVKFSPGFAYYKFRPEVKINKNPKNAEEVAQNCPVDVFDAKNNNLTINKDNVMKCHFCNQCVEVADPNNTIGIEKSSDIIFNVESWGQLSCKETILTAIDEYNKDLDEFEKLLKKS; this is encoded by the coding sequence ATGTTACTCCTGTACCTCATGATGGATGCAGAAAAAAAGGAGGTAAAAGAGGAAGAAGAGTTTAAAATGGAAATAAAATTATTAGAAAAAAATCAAGAAGCAAAAAAAAATTCTTTTATTTTAAAAAAGACTAATGTAACCTTTGCTAACCTATTAAGAAGATATGCTGTTGAAAAAGTTCCAACAATGGCAATAGAAGATGTTGAAATAAAAGACAACAGCTCTGTTTTATACGACGAAGTAATCGCACACCGTCTTGGACTTATTCCACTAACAACAGATATAAAAAGTTATTATATAAATAAAAAATGCAAATGTAAGGGAAAAGGATGCAACAGATGTACTCTGAAACTTACACTAAAAGCAGAAGGTCCAGGAATTGTATATGCTTCTGATATCAAAAGCAAAGATCCAAAAGTAAAACCAGTATATCCAAAAACACCAATTGTAAAATTACTAAAAGATCAAAAAATTGAATTACTCGCAACAGCTATTTTAGGCCAAGGCCAAGATCATGTTAAATTTTCTCCTGGTTTTGCATACTATAAATTTAGACCAGAAGTTAAAATAAACAAAAACCCTAAAAATGCCGAAGAAGTAGCTCAAAACTGTCCAGTAGATGTTTTTGATGCTAAAAACAACAATCTGACAATAAACAAAGACAATGTAATGAAATGTCACTTTTGTAATCAATGTGTTGAGGTAGCAGATCCTAATAACACAATAGGCATTGAAAAAAGTTCAGATATAATATTTAATGTTGAAAGCTGGGGCCAATTAAGTTGTAAAGAAACTATTCTGACAGCAATAGATGAATACAACAAAGACCTGGACGAATTTGAAAAACTCCTCAAAAAATCTTAA
- a CDS encoding 30S ribosomal protein S9, whose protein sequence is MAKIIHTKGKRKRAVARATLKEGRGIIKINSKLLNVMEPKLVRMKIREPVILAGDTINKVNISVNVFGGGIMSQADAARLAIAKSLVQYNKKLEKTFLDYDRQLLVADVRRKETHKPNSHGKARAKRQKSYR, encoded by the coding sequence ATGGCAAAAATAATTCATACAAAAGGAAAGAGAAAAAGAGCAGTAGCAAGAGCTACCCTTAAAGAAGGCAGAGGGATAATAAAGATAAACAGCAAACTCCTGAATGTTATGGAACCAAAACTAGTTAGAATGAAAATAAGAGAACCTGTAATCTTAGCAGGGGACACAATCAATAAAGTAAACATAAGCGTTAATGTTTTTGGCGGGGGAATAATGTCCCAAGCAGACGCTGCAAGATTAGCAATAGCAAAATCCTTAGTTCAGTATAATAAAAAATTAGAAAAAACATTTTTAGATTATGACAGGCAGCTTCTTGTTGCAGATGTCAGAAGAAAAGAAACACACAAGCCTAATAGCCATGGTAAAGCAAGAGCTAAACGGCAAAAATCTTACAGATAA
- a CDS encoding 50S ribosomal protein L18e produces the protein MKKTKATNEHLVSLISELKKKAIETDVKLFKRIAIDLEKPTRSKRAVNLSRINRFTSENEIIVVPGKVLGTGELDHPLTIAAYKFSSSALDKINISKSKAITLKDLIKDEVKGKKIRIIG, from the coding sequence ATGAAAAAAACAAAAGCAACAAATGAACATTTGGTAAGCCTAATAAGTGAACTGAAAAAAAAGGCAATTGAAACAGATGTAAAACTCTTCAAAAGAATAGCTATTGATCTTGAAAAGCCTACAAGGTCAAAAAGAGCAGTGAATCTAAGCAGAATCAATAGATTTACATCAGAAAATGAAATAATTGTTGTTCCTGGAAAAGTTCTAGGAACAGGGGAATTAGATCATCCATTAACAATAGCAGCATATAAATTCTCTTCAAGCGCTTTAGATAAAATTAATATATCAAAATCAAAAGCAATAACCCTAAAAGATTTAATTAAGGACGAAGTAAAAGGTAAAAAAATCAGAATAATAGGTTAA
- a CDS encoding 30S ribosomal protein S11 — translation MRSNNIRWGIVHIYSSYNNTIIHITDITGTETIARTSGGQVVKADRMESSPTAAMMAAKRAAEIAMDKGISGIHVKIRAPGGHNGPSNPGPGAQAAIRALSRMGLKIGIIEDVTPVPHDGCRKKGGKRGRRV, via the coding sequence ATGAGATCAAATAATATAAGATGGGGAATTGTACATATTTATTCTAGTTATAATAATACTATTATTCATATTACAGATATAACAGGAACAGAAACAATAGCCAGAACATCAGGTGGTCAAGTTGTTAAAGCAGACAGAATGGAAAGTTCACCTACTGCCGCTATGATGGCTGCAAAAAGAGCAGCTGAAATAGCAATGGATAAAGGAATTTCAGGAATTCATGTTAAAATAAGAGCACCCGGAGGCCATAATGGACCTTCCAACCCAGGACCTGGCGCTCAGGCAGCTATAAGGGCCTTATCAAGAATGGGTCTTAAGATAGGTATAATAGAAGATGTTACTCCTGTACCTCATGATGGATGCAGAAAAAAAGGAGGTAAAAGAGGAAGAAGAGTTTAA